One stretch of SAR324 cluster bacterium DNA includes these proteins:
- a CDS encoding RuBisCO large subunit C-terminal-like domain-containing protein — MNVLYGNISLTKGVQVTDLQLSSDLKAYFTGPRFGITGIRERLGISKGALMMADIEPLGRSTNELAELTYCFAKGGVDLMIDEHLITDQSWSPFRECVHACCKAVERANAKTGRKSCYVPNITSSVEEMMLRAN; from the coding sequence ATGAACGTTCTTTATGGCAATATCAGCTTGACGAAAGGAGTTCAGGTTACAGATCTTCAGCTCTCTTCAGACTTAAAGGCGTACTTCACTGGACCACGCTTTGGCATAACTGGGATTCGTGAACGCCTGGGCATCTCTAAAGGCGCACTAATGATGGCTGATATCGAACCTTTGGGGCGCAGCACCAATGAGCTTGCTGAGTTGACATATTGTTTCGCCAAGGGAGGAGTAGATTTGATGATCGATGAACATCTGATTACTGATCAATCCTGGAGTCCTTTTCGAGAGTGCGTCCATGCCTGTTGTAAAGCTGTTGAGCGAGCGAACGCAAAGACCGGAAGAAAGAGTTGCTATGTTCCAAACATTACCTCCTCTGTGGAAGAAATGATGCTTAGGGCAAATTGA